Genomic segment of Salvia hispanica cultivar TCC Black 2014 chromosome 2, UniMelb_Shisp_WGS_1.0, whole genome shotgun sequence:
tttttaattttaaaattatttttctctctaataaaatgaaaattttattcttcagtactaacaatactttaattattttttctttctatttctttgTTACTCTAATAATTGTGTAATCAAACGCGTCTTCAACCAAAAGTGGACACCCTCGTGGGATAAAAGGAGTTATGTAACTATTTATTCCGTCTAGTTTAAGatgtttattttctaatttcatttactctaatatataataatacattttttttcttctcttaaCTTTTTCTAATACTCCTATTCAATGACATTTTTTccctcaattttattattctcaataATTGTGGTTGTAGTTGGTTCGGTATAATATGCagataaaaggaaataaattaaatgttaataATACTCTCATTTAGCACCCTTTTTATTTGGGTCTCTTCCccaaaaataatctatttctatttatttaataacttTTCTAAcctcatttattaatttgaatcaaCAATACTCCagtaactttatttttctatctctatgttactttatcaattattaattaggatttatagtaaaaaaattatgaaattaaaattttagattatcctacaattttaaaaaacgatCAATGCCCTATAATCtatgatttaagaaaattatatatgcatttggaaaaagaaaaatactccatcaTGCAACCAAAATGTTTGGCAATTCAAACATCATTTAATACCTTAAGTCAATGATAAAAGTACACATTTTAAAGTTGTGACATATActaaatttgatcaaacatTGCAGATTGTACTTTTTTGTCATTTGTCAGTTTTTGTCATTCCTCTATTTATAGCAGCCGGTGGATTTACTTCAGCATCGAATGAGATGGCACCAATAATATCTTCCATTTTCaacccctataaatagaggaATCCACTTGAGCAAATTGTCACTTCATCATTTCCTACACCACTGCCGATTTCACTCCTTCCAAAATTTCAGCAAAAAAATCTTGATCTGCAAAAAACATGGGAAGCACTCCTGGAGAGAAGTCGCAAATCCCACTTCTCACACCTTACAAAATGGGAAATTTTCAGCTCTCTCATAGGTAATTTCAGTCATCATCTGTTTTAATTgtagagtaataaaaaaatatacctaTTTACTAAGATTTATTGGAATTTTTATTGAGCTACTGTAAATTTTGTTTGGCATGagggtttaggattttattttattgaaaaggttatcttttattttgtgaaatttagTTGTCTTTTTCCTTAATGGTGTGGATAATGTTTTGTGTTTTCCTGCATTTTTAGCCTTTCATGTTGGGTTTAAAGACTTTGCAGTTGGGAATGGATATGGTGgaaaattttagttaaaaaggcccttaagtttaatttatgtgtttatataaaaatgattaaaataaaactgaaattaGTGTGGCATAAATTGTTTGGGGGTGGTAGTGCTGTTGGACTCAGTGTGTGGATTTGTATCTTAACAAAATGTGTGCATATTTCTCATAGTATTGTTCTTGACAAAATTTGTAAACTGTGTTTTCAATCGTCACAAACATTGGTGAAGATGAGAAGTTGGGGGCTCTCTTGAGTTCTTTATATTCATGAGATTCATGGCCTAAAGTAGCTTTGAGGTGGTTGTCTAAAGCTCGTATTCGGCCTTTCTTGATCGAATAATGTGTGATTTAGTTCATTTACACAAGATGAGACGATCTTGATCCAACAAAAAAGTTGTTATTCATGGATATGAATATGCTTTACTCCTTGTCTAAGTCGCCTTTCCTTGTGTTCAGCAGAAGGGCATTCCTCGATATGATCAAGATCGTTGTTTTCGTCTTTCTTTTCTGTCTTAACACGTCTCTCCATTTCAAAATGTCCCTACTATTCTCATGTGGATTGAGCTGGCCTTGCTGAGTTGTTATTACTCATGGTTGCTTTGGCATTATGCACTTTTCTGCTATTAGAGGACGCTCGTCTGAGTTGTCTCTACACACAAGTGATTTCCTTATAGCACGAAGATGGTTACCGTGTTTGGATAAAGTAGTCATTGCTCTTGCAGAATTtgttttaatgaaatgtgtaTTAATTCATTCTGTTTTCGACAGAATTGCTTTGGCGCCACTGACAAGGGAGCGGTTTTTCAAGAACGTGCCTCAGCCTCAGCCTCATGTCGTGTTGTATTATTCCCAGAGAGCAAGCAAAGGGGGTTTTATGTTGAGTGAAGCAACCAGAGTTTCTGATACTGCACAAGGGTAAGTTGATGATGCTGTGTGTTTCAAGCATTCTGCATTTTATATCTTTGACAAAAGCATTTTGCTCTTGTAGATACCCCAATACTCCGGGGATCTGGACAAAGGAGCACGTGGAGGCGTGGAAGCCGATTGTAGACGCTGTTCATGCCAAAGGTGCAGTCTTCTTTTGCCAGATTTGGCATGCAGGCAGAGTGTCAAACACAGGTTGTTATTATACCTTTGTGCGTTTCCATCCTTTCTATTCTGTGGTGATATGCCATGGTGGACTTGAATGTGAGACCTTTGGCCTCACATTAACCACTCTGCTTTGTTACTCACTGAATTGCATCATTCTGCAGGGTTTCAGCCAAACGGGCAAGCTCCGATATCGTCCACGGACAAAGAACTAACCCCACAAATCCTGTCTAATGGCGTTGATGTTGCTCGATTCTCGCCTCCACGTTGCCTTACAACCGAAGAAATCCCACAAGTTGTCAATGACTTCAGAATTGCTGCAAGGAATGCTATGGAAGCCGGTAAGCCACTCGTGATTGTGTACATGAACCTACACTCGTTTTTCACCAAAATCTTCATCAGGTTTCGATGGAATTGAGTTGCACGGCGCTCACGGCTATCTCATAGACCAATTCTTGAAAGACGGGGTGAACGACCGGACGGATCAATACGGAGGGTCTATTGAGAACAGGTGTCGTTTCGCTCGTGAGATCGTCGAGGCTGTGGTAGCAGAGGTAGGGGCAGACAGGGTCGGCATCCGCCTCTCACCCTTTGCAAACTATATGGAGTCCGGGGACTCGGATCCTAACACTCTCGGCCTTTACCTGGCCGAGACGTTGAGCAGATACGGGATTCTCTACTGCCACATGGTCGAGCCGAGGATGAAAACCGCGGACGAGAAATTCGAGTGCCCTCACAGCCTTGTCCCGATGAGACGGGCGTTTAAAGGAACCTTTATTGTCGCGGGTGGCTACGACAGGGAAGACGGGAACAAGGCTGTGGAGGAGGATCGCGCTGATCTCGTTGCGTTCGGACGCCATTTCTTGGCTAACCCTGATCTGCCTAAGAGGTTTGAGGTGAATGCTCCTTTGAATAAATATGATAGGAGTACTTTCTATTTACATGATCCTGTTGTAGGCTATACTGATTATCCATTTCTTGATGAAACTGCTTGATTTCTGGAAGATTTAAGGTTAGATCAATAATCACATTTGGAAATACATGTCcccattttatgatttagtATCTCATCAAGAGAGATGTTTTTCTATGTTGAGATTTTGTTGTACTTGAATTATCACCTATAAAGAAGATTGCAATTCTGTGTATTTGTGtgcttttacttttattcttaGCCAATTTTTTTATCGATAAATAGGCAGAGGCAGAGTCAGCTTGATTTTCTTTGTGTATATTGGCAGTAAATTTTGATAGTTAACAAATCATCAAAACTAACATAATCAACAAGCCAGTGACACAATCCCATCAGCAAAATCATTATGAATTCAGCTAATAAACTCATCTCAGTAAAAATAACAATCAATTTTATACATCGTGGCtgttaatttcttaattactcTCTTACATTTGGAGAATTCTAAGTATATAGACTAATTTGTAAGGAGGCATTTATGAAgagatttgaataaatttacaaatttatataacaaaatatacttcTACTCAAGGAGGGTATACCATCTAGAAAATGCATGCTCCTATAGTCTAATTTATCAAAAGAAAAGACGTTGTATTTTACCACTTCACTAATAGTATCTTGCCATAAATTGTCATGTGTTACGTAGGCAGTGAAGTAAAATTTGATTCAATGGTGTAAAATAAGATGTCCAGATTCGGTCTCTCTATTTCTTTGTATCAAAATTCCAATCTGCGTACGTCATTGCTTACTGTCAGGGCTTATTGTGGAAAAGAGTttcaaaataacatttttgttctatttttaaattttagtatatccATAAAacttagttttattttattttaggtaaATTTTTCTTATATCATGAGGTAAggtctattttcatttttgcaatcacattctctccatttttatcatattttatcaattttccgCCAATTATTTAAACTATTAATAGTGAATGTAGATAGTAATAACTATTCATTCGGTCTATAATATAAGATGtctatcttttcattttaatttatatctcaatcaaaatatcatattttcatatttagaataaaattttactatcCCTTTAGCCAATTctttaaaattactattcaATGACATTTTTTCccctcaattttattattttcaataattgcGGTCGTAGATTCTTGGTTTGGTATATGGTTTCATGGTTTTTCCAAAGTTTTGATCACCGCATATGGtttcattacaatttacaatccATTGTTTgctagtactcccttcgtcccaaatAATTCGTCTCACTTTGATCGGACActggttttaaaaaatataatgaaaagtgaattgaaaaagttagcaGAATGtgaatcctatttttatatattagttttataataaaatgtgagtaggaatgagttaatggaatatgtggtccactgccaaaaataataaaagtgaaatgggacaaatcatatggacggactgaaatggaaaaatgagacaaattatctgggacggggGAGTATCAGACTAGCAGAGTCTCTCAAAAGCTGCTATACTACGTAAAATTTCAGTTGTTACCAAACAATAAGATAGAggtaattaaattgaaagtaAATAGTAGTCTCCCACGTAAATGTGTTACTATTTGGGAATTTTTTAAAGCAGTAGTGTTTGTTGATGTGGGAAAGAGTACTACTACGAGTTCATAGCAGCCGGTGGATTTACTTTATTAAGCTATAAATAGAGGAATCGATTTGGGTAAATGGGCACTTCATCATTCTCATACACCACTACAATTCTAAAACATGGGGAACACAGCTGAAGAGAAGCCGCAAATCCCACTTCTCAAACCTTACAAATTGGGAACTTTTCAGCTGTCACATAGGTGATTTGTAATAaccttaaaaatatgaactatttccatttcaaAATGTCTCAACTATTTTCATGTGGATTGAGTTGGCCTTGTTGTTGTTAATAGTCATGTTTGTTTTGGCATTGCAAACTTTTGATATGATCACCGTGtttggaaaaacaaaaagcAGAATGTGTTTTCATGAAAAGTGTATTAATTCATTCTGTTTTGAACAGAGTTGTTCTGGCCCCGCTGACGAGGCAGCGGTCTTTCAAGAACGTGCCTCAGCCCCATGCCGTGTTGTATTACTCTCAGAGAGCAACCAAAGGCGGTTTTATGCTGACCGAAGCCACCGGAGTTTCTGATACTGCACAAGGGTATGTGTTTCAACCATTTTATGTCAGATCGGTTGTACTTCTTTGACAAAAGCATTTTGCTGTCGTAGATACCCCGAAACTCCCGGAATCTGGACAAAGGAGCAAGTCCAGGCGTGGAAGCCGATTGTAGACGCGGTTCATGCCAAAGGCGCCATCTTCTTTTGCCAGATTTGGCATGTAGGCAGGGTCTCAAACACGGGTATTCCGTCAAAACTTAACGGTCAACTAAGTTTTGACTTGATTAATAACTTAAAATATGAACCAAAACATATTGTTTAGGACCGATGTATTTTGAATGGACGACTTAAAAATGCGATTGACCATTTCCTTCCTTTGTTAATAACTTATTGAAGAGCTTACGAACCAGAAACATATTGTCTAGGACTAGGACCAAAAACTAACACATTTAAAATGTGTACGACCAAatggattttttttgcatGGACCAATTTTAGACTATAAAACGCGATTGACCGTTTCCATCCTTTGCATGATTCAGGATTTCAGCCAAACGGGGATGCTCCGATATCATCCACAGACAAAGAACTAAGCTCACAAATCCAGTCTAATGACATCGATAACGCTGGATTCTCGCCTCCACGCCGCCTCACAACCCAAGAAATCCCACAAATTGTCAATCATTTCAGAATCGCTGCAAGGAATGCTATGGAAGCCGGTAAGCCACTCGTGATCATGCACCCAAATCTATCTACACTTGTTTCTTTTACCAAAATCTTCGCCACAGGTTTCGATGGAATCGAGGTGCACGGCGCTCACGGCTATCTCATAGACCAGTTCTTGAAAGACGGGGTGAATGACCGGACCGATCGATACGGAGGTTCTCTTGAGAACCGGTGCCGTTTTGCTCGTGAGATCATCGAGGCCGTGACAGCTGAGGTAGGGGCAGACAGGGTCGGCATCCGCCTCTCGCCCTTCGCAAACTATATGGAGTCCGGGGACTCGGATCCTAGCACTCTCGGCCTTCACCTGGCCGAGACGTTGAGCAGATACGGGATTCTCTACTGCCACATGGTCGAGCCGAGGATGAAAACTTTAGGGGAGAAATCCGAGTGCCTGCAAAGCCTTGTGCCCATGAGACGGGCGTTTAAAGGCACCTTTATAGTCGCGGGTGGCTACGACAGGGAAGACGGGAACAAGGCCGTGGAGGAGGATCGCGCTGATCTCGTTGCGTTTGGACGCCATTTCTTGGCTAATCCTGATCTGCCTAAGAGGTTTGAGGTGAATGCTGCTTTGAATAAATATGATAGGAGCACTTTCTATTTGCCTGACCCTGTTGTAGGCTATACTGATTATCCATTTCTTGATGAAACTGCTTGATTTCTGGAAGATAGATCAATAGCCAAATAAGGAATTACATATCTCTATGGTATGATTTAGTAAATTATCAATAAaggtgtttttttatgttgCAGTTTGAATTATCATCTATCTTGTTTGTGTATAATCGACTCATCAACATGAAAAAAGGAGAAACTTTTATACAAaacatagtactcccttcgtctgaTGGCAACGGGTAGCTTTCCATTAAATCACGGGAATACCTACGTGTTGCTCGCTACATGTACTCCCTTCGACCCTCTTCCCTGTTGTTAGGAACCAAAACATCGAAGTCGCTTACTGTCCATTCTGAAGTAACCCCAGTTGGGCTAACATATATTTCTGTACCAACATTGATTGAAAGCCACGCTCGTTTTGCTGGTTTTGTTCCTGGATCCTGCACAAGATTGAAGAGAACAATTAAACGAAGGCGCTTTGCTAGATCGATCGCCTCAAACCACGGACATATGCATTCATATTCTCAATCATGGAACTCGTGCTGGCTGGCAGATTAGAACAGGGGCAGCCGCAGAAAAGAACATCAGTTTAAGGCGATTTGGTTCATTGATCGCACTCGCACCTGATAGAAATATAGACGGCTAGAGAGGGCTCCGGTGTCGAGCTCCCAAGTTCTCCCGTCTCCAATCCACCCGTCTCCTTTCCTTTCAGGGTAGCCGTGGACGGCCCACTCGGGGTGAGGAAGGATCTGCACGAGCTCCTGCGCCTGTGGGTTGCTATACGGGTCACAGATGTCGTAAGGCTTCTCAAGGTACCGAGCATTGCCTGGAGCACAATAGAGATGATACGCGGAATAAGGGAACCGCGACGTGTCATTTCTGTGTATCATCTCTCCGGTGGAACTCGTGTGGTACGGCGGGCACGAGACCAGATTGTCGGGACGACACCAGCTTGTTGTCGCAGGGTTGATGATCATCTCACTATATCGCGTCACGTCCGTCAGGACATCCCCATCGCACGGATCTCCGTTGTTCTTCCAACAGCTTCCGATATCGAGCAGATAGAATTGGCTGTTCGGACCTCCGCCTTGCTTGACATCGAGTGTTACTCGCACCTTAAAATTGGGAGACTCCGGCACCTGCAAAATGCAGCAAAAACATTTAAACTTGAATATCACTTTAAAGTCCGGATTATGCCTGTGTTTCGAAATGTCCAAAAACTTTCAAAATGACACATTAGTACTTAGGAAATCGAGCCGTATCTAAATACAGGACGACCAGTACCAAAAGGACTAAAAGCAGGTACGTCCGttataaaatcaattcatCGGATACTAGcctgtcattttatttttgaaaatacgAGACATTTACgaagaaatgtgcatatttggaCCACAAAGCGATATTCATCCAGCAAGAAGCAATAAACTACTAAAACGGACCGTTTTCATGATGCCACGCCCGTCGTAGTGATACCCCCCGTTGAACCCTTTTGCCGCATCCGCCCTCAGGTACAACATAAGCCAAGGATACTTAGACGACGTTGTCAGCTTGTGCGACACAATCCAGCTCCCCGTGCTCAGATTCTTCTGCCACGAAGCCGAGAAGAAAGAGTTCGCTCCTGCACCCCCACTCAGATCAGCATCAAGATCATACGTCCCGTAATACCCTCCAACCACAGAGACACTTCCATCTTGAAGCGAAACCAGTCGGGACTTGTTATGGAACACGAGGGGTTGGTTCATACACCCTTCACCGAAGCAAGGAAAGCTCCGGTCTGTGACTATTTTCGCGACCTTCTTCCCATTCTCAGGGCAGAGTGTCGTGTTCTTGTCAAAATTGCCGTTTTTCAGCATGATCATCCAGAAATACCAAGGGTCGGGAGAGCCACATAGCGATCCGAGGTAAAGCTCCTTCTCGACTGCGTATGCATCGGGATCTGTGATAGACTTGAAGTCTCTAATAGGAAATCTGTCACCAGCTTTCAGTTTGTTGTCTGAATCCTTCACTTTGTGGTGTAATTCACACTTGCTTTCCTCATCAACGAACGAGCTGCTCGAAAATTCTGTTTACAGAATCGTAAACACGTTTATTCAAGTTCGTATAGGCAGAGGCAGAGGCGGAGGCAGCTTGATTTTCTTTATGTGAATATTGGTAGTAAATTTTGCGAGTAATAATCATCAAAACTAACATAATCAACCAAGTCATAGTGACAAAATGACCCATCAGCAAAATCATTATGAATTCAGCTAATAAACTTATCTCAGtaaaaataacatcaacaaACTTCTTTTTACATAAAAACCTACATTGTGAATTTACAATTAGAccacttaaaaaaaaacagtctCCCTCCCTCGTTCGTTCACTTTAGACTGCAAACATTCCGCCCATTGGATCCGCCCCAAAAATATGTTATGgattttcatttcaaacatGCACGCCACGTGTATCGAACGACATCATACACAATGGCATAAATATCCCCTTTGCCAATGTGTTTCAATCGcgtattttatttcaagcACGCACCACCACGCGTTCTAATAATGACGTCatattataaacataataaatcTACAGATTTAATCCCCAAGAGAACAAAagactaattatatttatatcattttaaaatgtcAGTATATTTTGCGAATTATTGTtactaacaaaacaaaacaaaataaaacaaaacaaataagagtatttttattggaacattaaaaaaatgaaaaaaacctGCAATTTTAGGGCAGTGAAGATCAGCACAATCAGCCATTCTTGGGCTGCCCATTTTGGGGGCCTCAAATCCAACTTCATTGCAGAAATTCCAAGCTTCAAATGCAAATCTGGAATTAGGGCTCTTCATAGCAGGATCTCCCAATGCTGATGCATAAGATGATTGGCTCTGCCCAAATTCAAGAATGTGAACAACAACAATCAGCAGAGGTAAGAAGAGACGAAGATGAAAAAAACCCATCATTCTTTTTGCTTTGCTTTGCTTTGTTGGATTCAGATGATTCtttgtttcttaatttgaACTGGAATTTGAGGTTGAGGTGCTGTTTTGTTGCCATGTGGAGTGGTGAAGTAAACAAAGTGTAACTAACAATAATTGATACTTGTCTTCAAAGCAATGCCAAGTGTATAATCTTTGATCATGAAAATAGTGACagttagtttttaaaatttagggtAGTCAAAATGTactcaaattatttaaaattcttgGAGTTTTATAACattgtttaaaaattatagtatttgagtAACTATATATGTTGGATCAGACCAGTGGGCTTGGGCTGTCACGAGATTCTGAACAGATCTAGGCCTCTAGCCTTTTACCATATAACACAAACTTCTTCAAATTTGAGATTTAAGATAAAACAATTTGAGTTTAACTTGAATACAAGtaaaaattttactttaatgaTAATTGTAgaatttcttaatattaatTGAGGCTTTAGGTGTTGTAGAATCAACCTATCCTATCAAACACTAAGAATCCCATTTTAagatattagtagtattactaCTTTTATGGCTTGACAATGAACATGATATGGACaagcaaagaagaaagtgtataattttttaataaaagattCTAAAATTATGGACATCCAATTGATTGGTTAATCATATAATTTCTTGTCACCTAAATGTTCGTGTCATTAAAAATGTCACGAGTTCAAATTATACTGATATTTGTAAAATCATCTTAATGACTAAAGTTAAATAGAAATCCCTAACTAATTCATATAAATTGAAGTGGGTTTATCTTACAAATTTTTATGTGTTAGTGGTACTATATCAAAATCTTAGAACGACTACTTTTTTGTTTAAGTAATGCTGGataataaagataatttactttaattaaacGCTCCCCTGCAAGATTGATTTGTCTTATGAATCTCACTCAACAAAGGTATTGGTACATCTATCTCTTCTTCAATaggttaattatttaattagttgtcCTTATGTATAATAAGTACCCCCTCCATCTCATAGATGTcgcactttcctttttagtttatccgacaaaagatgtcacattttcttttttggaaaaagttctttCTCACctcaattataaattatattttctcttatcatttaacacacaaaataacattttctaaaatcttgtgtcatctcccaagtgtgacatctattataggACAGGGGAGTATTAACGTTCTTGGTTTAGCAAATTAGACGACATTGAATCGAATTCCAATATTCTTATTGTCATAGTACATTATTCTACAAagatatttgtaatttaatttataattggtTGGTTTGGACCACTTCTACACTCCTACGTGACACCCTTGTTTCctaagtgttttttttataaaatgaaggTCTCGAATCAAAAGAACGGCGagacaaaatttatttcacaGAGCAAAAGTTAAAGGgcaaaataaatacacttaCATCCTAATAAAAAACCAACATTGTAACAATGATTAAGAGGTAGCAGAAAtaagaagacaaaaaaaaaagtctaaaataatagaacaatgattaagaagtaGTAAAAATACTATAAGGAGGAAGTGTTTTATCTATTGAGTTGCGTCAACACTCATACGTGACACCCTTGATTcctacatattttttttataaaatgaaggGCTCAAGCCAAAAGAATGACGAGATTGAATTCGCGATACAAAGCAAAAGTTTAGGGAGCAAAATAAGAAAGACAAAATCTTTATTAAAACCCTAATCAATATAACAATGATTAAGAGGTAgcaaaaatactactatggAGATGcgttttatcaattcattTGTGTAACACTCATATATGATACCCTTATTTTATAAGTGTTCTTTTATTGAATGAAATGCTTGATCTAAAACAACAGCGAGATAGAATTTTGTATTAACAAACAAAAGTTCAGAGAGGAAAATAAGaagataaaatcaaaattacgCTTCCGctaataaaaattgttggtactcattaaagaataaaattttcagGGAACAGTTTTAAATATGTCTATTCTAATACAACTTTTTGGTaccaattaaattgaattatatatacagcttactagatatttttttataaccaAAAACTGAAAAAGTGCAAGAGCAAGTGAAAAAGATTAGTCcctatatttttctttcttttccatataaaaaattgttaagaataaatttacatatataaagatattATTGCTAAGAGATGGTCCAAACTCCAAAGTTCTAGTTTCAAACAAAATTCTCATTGGAACCCCCATAAGTTAAGTCCACGGTTAGCATTATTTGATAGTATAATACATTATACAggagtacatatttaatggaaatgGGATTCAATCCACCCACACGCACAAACGAATAAGAAATTAAACGGAATAATCTTTCTTGGATACGaaagtatttttgtttttaatttcttctctttcatatATATGCCTAGAATATTTTGacaccaataaatatttttcaataaaatagtTGCAACTTGGTTTCTCCTTCATGCGCTGTGATTGGGAAAGAAGCacctttttcttaaaaaaagtTGCAATCAAGTTAAAGAGATTTTTTCCTTTGGAATTAGGGATTATTTTACTCGCATAAGTGGTgtcttttgttttaatttggcTGAGGAGTCTCGTGTTACACGATCATAATTAGaagaatcaaaatttgaaattaatttgaacAGAGGGACATAAATTAGACCCATATGGAGAGTCATGTGATTCTACTaatcaaaatactagtagtataaaaattaataatattgtatatatcaattaatttgaatctaaattagtactacatgaaattgaaatatattgtGTGACATGAATCATGTTCACGTTGACACGTGATGAGGAAATCAACGTGCGAAACAAAGCCATGCAACCAATGATCAAGATGCAATAGATGTGAAAGAGAAAGGGAAAGGCACTTAAATCAAGATATTAAGTAGCTCACTGacttgaatttgatttgacaAGATTCTTAGCTTCAAAGTAAGAATATAATTGGATTATTAGAGGGGGCTGAAGCTGAACTGTACattctcaatttatttaattaataaaaggtGAGAAAGCTCAAATTAATTTCAAGTGTCATGATAGGACCTGTATGGATATTAGAATATTTTAGATATGCTTGAGAAGTAGTATATGCAACTGCAAGTCTGCAAGCATATACTCCCCCTCCATaatagtggagtcatttttcattttggtactagtagtggagtcatttttcattttggtactagtagtggagtcattttcatttatactaaaagtcaatatattttttctaaattactTTATCCTCTCTAACTgtaatctttctattttttcctctcttactttattacttattttatttaatatattacacatcattttcttaatctccgtgtcaGAAAGAAATGTCTCCACTTCTCTGGAACGGAGGAGTATATACTGTCCGAAAACATAAACATTTTAACGTATCTTAGAGtttcaaattaaacataaCTTTTGGCTCGttcacaaaaatgcaatcaaaACTATTAGAAAAATGACGCTGCACATACAATTTATATGTTGTTAACCGAAAAAGGCTCGACCAATAAATTTTTCTGCATCTATCatcatatatattcaaaacattattaagatttttttttaaaattaaaagaaaagaaaaaatagtagagAAATcacaacaataaatataattgtcTACTAGAGGATGTCCTAGTCATAAAATGAGTACATGCATCATGATCGATATGAGGCTAAAAATCTCAGGTTCGATATTTGAGATGTGAATTATAACATAtatgtactagtatatttttttctatcactacattaatttgattttactttgcgtgcataaaaaataaagactaTGGATTCTCCTAAACTAATTCTTTTATCAC
This window contains:
- the LOC125203591 gene encoding uncharacterized protein LOC125203591, which gives rise to MMGFFHLRLFLPLLIVVVHILEFGQSQSSYASALGDPAMKSPNSRFAFEAWNFCNEVGFEAPKMGSPRMADCADLHCPKIAEFSSSSFVDEESKCELHHKVKDSDNKLKAGDRFPIRDFKSITDPDAYAVEKELYLGSLCGSPDPWYFWMIMLKNGNFDKNTTLCPENGKKVAKIVTDRSFPCFGEGCMNQPLVFHNKSRLVSLQDGSVSVVGGYYGTYDLDADLSGGAGANSFFSASWQKNLSTGSWIVSHKLTTSSKYPWLMLYLRADAAKGFNGGYHYDGRGIMKTVPESPNFKVRVTLDVKQGGGPNSQFYLLDIGSCWKNNGDPCDGDVLTDVTRYSEMIINPATTSWCRPDNLVSCPPYHTSSTGEMIHRNDTSRFPYSAYHLYCAPGNARYLEKPYDICDPYSNPQAQELVQILPHPEWAVHGYPERKGDGWIGDGRTWELDTGALSSRLYFYQDPGTKPAKRAWLSINVGTEIYVSPTGVTSEWTVSDFDVLVPNNREEGRREYM
- the LOC125203592 gene encoding 12-oxophytodienoate reductase 1-like isoform X1, whose protein sequence is MGNTAEEKPQIPLLKPYKLGTFQLSHRVVLAPLTRQRSFKNVPQPHAVLYYSQRATKGGFMLTEATGVSDTAQGYPETPGIWTKEQVQAWKPIVDAVHAKGAIFFCQIWHVGRVSNTGFQPNGDAPISSTDKELSSQIQSNDIDNAGFSPPRRLTTQEIPQIVNHFRIAARNAMEAGKPLVIMHPNLSTLVSFTKIFATGFDGIEVHGAHGYLIDQFLKDGVNDRTDRYGGSLENRCRFAREIIEAVTAEVGADRVGIRLSPFANYMESGDSDPSTLGLHLAETLSRYGILYCHMVEPRMKTLGEKSECLQSLVPMRRAFKGTFIVAGGYDREDGNKAVEEDRADLVAFGRHFLANPDLPKRFEVNAALNKYDRSTFYLPDPVVGYTDYPFLDETA
- the LOC125203586 gene encoding 12-oxophytodienoate reductase 1-like: MGSTPGEKSQIPLLTPYKMGNFQLSHRIALAPLTRERFFKNVPQPQPHVVLYYSQRASKGGFMLSEATRVSDTAQGYPNTPGIWTKEHVEAWKPIVDAVHAKGAVFFCQIWHAGRVSNTGFQPNGQAPISSTDKELTPQILSNGVDVARFSPPRCLTTEEIPQVVNDFRIAARNAMEAGFDGIELHGAHGYLIDQFLKDGVNDRTDQYGGSIENRCRFAREIVEAVVAEVGADRVGIRLSPFANYMESGDSDPNTLGLYLAETLSRYGILYCHMVEPRMKTADEKFECPHSLVPMRRAFKGTFIVAGGYDREDGNKAVEEDRADLVAFGRHFLANPDLPKRFEVNAPLNKYDRSTFYLHDPVVGYTDYPFLDETA
- the LOC125203592 gene encoding 12-oxophytodienoate reductase 1-like isoform X2, with translation MGNTAEEKPQIPLLKPYKLGTFQLSHRVVLAPLTRQRSFKNVPQPHAVLYYSQRATKGGFMLTEATGVSDTAQGYPETPGIWTKEQVQAWKPIVDAVHAKGAIFFCQIWHVGRVSNTGFQPNGDAPISSTDKELSSQIQSNDIDNAGFSPPRRLTTQEIPQIVNHFRIAARNAMEAGFDGIEVHGAHGYLIDQFLKDGVNDRTDRYGGSLENRCRFAREIIEAVTAEVGADRVGIRLSPFANYMESGDSDPSTLGLHLAETLSRYGILYCHMVEPRMKTLGEKSECLQSLVPMRRAFKGTFIVAGGYDREDGNKAVEEDRADLVAFGRHFLANPDLPKRFEVNAALNKYDRSTFYLPDPVVGYTDYPFLDETA